One Fuerstiella marisgermanici DNA window includes the following coding sequences:
- a CDS encoding thioredoxin family protein: protein MIHRLQHHTVMPSYSPQSQRGRSYQSLWRVLAIFYSALLVSGCGDVPTEQSTDRASGEERSDARPIVFGHSISVALEEAKQSNRRVLVYFTGPSCLWCRVMEEKTHSDPIIRDLASRFVCVKVSTTEFPGVQEDYGVFTIPRTMVLTADNEKVTDCVGFEPPDQHAERLRAATDSPPLPPASEVSAANIIVSASVAAADLVFWFVDSTTTEPNERVNDHTELLSYLRDNGFKPRIEHVPRSQLKSRRDESNERGRIPDLLVASNRSGLIRQLMRQGVTRDAISTRLRFESIPAVCDDFAMQNVWLLPDSANHHRAAEAMNALFDPPASSSSGTRRFTTRRSEVEAQQFARQVAEWWSEGNLGLLRKHIDPESPQRGMTESDDVRWRQGLDVRTTGIEIAGNDKIAIALVETRGKGVNADRQDFVSESTLIGSPTVVILKRDGNNTWRVLVAGTLGYDVHVDDLTRTMQFAWQDAANEERVNPRILGPPAGTLPRTGKQYVWDVNASNHEYLNLLVESHFSPDGTLGATVISCLPGGVSSGQSPLQITCRKMAQVWSISPTGSVAFSEIHEWQPEPRHLPDPK, encoded by the coding sequence ATGATTCATCGACTGCAACACCATACGGTCATGCCATCGTACTCACCACAATCGCAGCGGGGACGCTCATACCAATCTCTGTGGCGCGTCCTGGCAATCTTTTACTCCGCACTGTTGGTGTCTGGATGCGGGGATGTGCCGACAGAGCAATCAACCGATCGAGCCTCCGGCGAGGAGCGATCGGACGCACGGCCAATCGTGTTCGGTCACTCAATTTCGGTTGCTCTCGAAGAAGCAAAGCAGAGTAATCGTCGGGTCCTCGTCTACTTCACCGGACCATCGTGCTTGTGGTGCCGCGTCATGGAGGAAAAAACGCACTCGGATCCCATCATTCGCGATCTGGCTTCCCGTTTCGTCTGCGTAAAGGTGAGCACAACAGAGTTCCCCGGTGTACAGGAGGACTACGGCGTCTTCACGATCCCCAGAACCATGGTGCTGACAGCAGATAACGAAAAGGTGACAGATTGTGTTGGATTCGAGCCGCCTGACCAACACGCAGAACGGTTAAGAGCCGCAACAGATTCGCCGCCCCTGCCGCCTGCCAGTGAAGTATCGGCCGCTAACATTATTGTTAGCGCATCGGTCGCAGCAGCGGACCTGGTTTTTTGGTTCGTAGACTCAACAACGACGGAACCGAACGAGAGAGTTAATGATCATACCGAACTGTTGTCGTATCTTCGAGACAACGGTTTCAAGCCACGAATAGAACACGTGCCACGTAGCCAACTCAAGTCGCGGCGGGATGAGTCAAACGAGCGGGGACGAATTCCCGATCTGCTGGTCGCATCAAATCGCAGTGGTCTGATTCGGCAGTTGATGAGACAGGGAGTAACGCGCGACGCCATTTCGACACGCTTGAGGTTTGAGTCGATACCTGCCGTGTGCGATGACTTTGCGATGCAAAACGTCTGGTTGCTCCCTGACTCCGCAAACCATCACCGCGCTGCAGAGGCCATGAACGCCCTGTTTGATCCGCCTGCCAGCAGTAGTTCCGGCACGCGGCGTTTTACAACACGGCGGAGTGAAGTTGAAGCTCAGCAGTTTGCGAGGCAGGTCGCCGAATGGTGGTCTGAAGGAAACCTGGGACTACTGCGGAAGCACATTGATCCGGAGTCTCCCCAGCGCGGGATGACTGAGTCTGATGATGTGCGATGGCGACAGGGACTCGACGTGCGCACCACGGGTATTGAAATCGCCGGAAACGACAAGATCGCAATTGCACTCGTCGAAACACGTGGGAAGGGAGTGAACGCCGATCGGCAGGACTTCGTGAGCGAATCCACTCTGATAGGATCGCCAACCGTCGTCATTCTCAAACGAGACGGGAACAATACGTGGCGAGTTCTCGTGGCCGGAACATTGGGTTACGACGTCCATGTGGACGACCTAACTCGCACCATGCAGTTCGCATGGCAGGATGCTGCAAACGAAGAGCGAGTGAATCCAAGGATTCTCGGGCCGCCCGCCGGAACACTTCCGCGTACCGGTAAGCAGTACGTGTGGGATGTCAATGCTTCCAATCACGAATATCTCAATTTGTTAGTCGAGTCTCATTTTAGCCCTGACGGAACGCTGGGGGCCACTGTGATATCGTGCCTACCCGGCGGAGTTTCCTCCGGCCAGTCTCCACTCCAGATCACGTGTCGAAAGATGGCTCAAGTCTGGTCGATCTCACCAACCGGTTCGGTCGCGTTTTCTGAGATACACGAGTGGCAGCCGGAACCGAGACACCTACCTGACCCCAAGTAA
- a CDS encoding IS66 family transposase codes for MDTDVSQIIAVEVKQLVLSLQREVAELRDENRRLRDRIEELEGKNPTERLDEAFSVTAEERRRAETGRRKGRKKQSSARRGRRTTEQKADNAERRELILPEGYNVAECRFVRERFVWRVINGQAVQVVYEIYHGPNGEKSEIPGVWPRSEFGIEVHIALARIVTITGLSIDKTCALIEFFWNLPLGKSQADALLNQLARRWEQEFESLCDLMAFSAIVHADETSWSINSVWAFLSEKARVLIFGCRKDGDTLAQILSKELFGGVLVSDDAAVYRGFSHAQKCWAHLLRKAIRLTLLKPDNEEYQRLLDGLLEIFYAAKRHAADGRLGDAGRAAKVDELDNTLAALLVRYCAEDSDVRAADFGKDFDNLVSELIRLMTEEELFCFVTSPAAPATNNEAERSLRGAAMDRRTGRTSKTSKGARRRSILTSVLESLNLHLKTPTLSSVVAEVMTWQQDGFSLFDRLKLEVGLTSAPPGQSRLSKLVPAN; via the coding sequence ATGGACACGGATGTCAGTCAGATCATCGCTGTGGAAGTGAAGCAGCTTGTGCTTAGCCTGCAGCGTGAGGTTGCGGAGCTGCGGGACGAGAACCGGCGGCTGCGTGATCGGATTGAAGAGCTCGAAGGTAAGAACCCCACAGAGCGACTCGACGAGGCGTTTTCGGTGACGGCGGAAGAGAGACGCCGCGCTGAAACGGGCCGCCGAAAAGGTCGCAAAAAACAATCCTCGGCGCGTCGCGGTCGTCGCACAACCGAGCAGAAAGCGGACAACGCCGAACGACGCGAACTCATTCTGCCGGAAGGTTACAACGTCGCAGAGTGCCGTTTCGTTCGGGAACGTTTCGTCTGGAGAGTGATCAACGGCCAAGCCGTGCAGGTCGTCTATGAAATCTATCACGGCCCCAACGGCGAGAAATCCGAAATTCCGGGCGTGTGGCCGCGGTCCGAATTCGGCATTGAAGTTCATATCGCGCTGGCTCGCATTGTGACCATCACGGGACTGTCGATCGACAAGACGTGTGCATTGATTGAATTCTTCTGGAATCTGCCGCTCGGCAAATCCCAGGCGGACGCTCTGTTGAATCAACTGGCACGGCGTTGGGAACAGGAATTCGAATCTCTGTGTGACCTGATGGCGTTCAGTGCGATTGTGCATGCAGACGAAACCAGTTGGAGTATCAACAGCGTGTGGGCTTTTTTGTCGGAGAAGGCGCGCGTGCTGATCTTCGGATGCCGCAAAGACGGCGACACACTGGCTCAGATCCTGTCGAAAGAATTGTTTGGAGGCGTGCTTGTTTCGGACGATGCGGCCGTGTACCGAGGTTTCAGTCACGCACAGAAATGCTGGGCTCACCTGCTGCGGAAGGCCATCCGTCTGACGCTGCTGAAGCCGGACAACGAAGAGTACCAGCGACTGCTCGACGGCCTGCTGGAAATTTTCTACGCGGCCAAACGCCACGCCGCCGATGGTCGTCTTGGCGATGCCGGTCGTGCGGCGAAGGTCGATGAACTTGATAACACGCTGGCGGCTCTGCTGGTGCGTTACTGCGCCGAGGATTCCGATGTTCGGGCGGCCGACTTCGGCAAGGATTTTGACAACCTGGTCTCAGAACTGATTCGGCTGATGACGGAAGAGGAGTTGTTTTGTTTTGTGACAAGCCCGGCCGCGCCAGCAACGAACAACGAAGCGGAACGCAGTCTTCGCGGCGCGGCCATGGACCGTCGCACAGGTCGAACGAGCAAAACATCGAAGGGAGCCCGTCGCCGCAGCATTCTTACAAGCGTCCTGGAATCGCTGAATCTCCATCTGAAAACACCAACGCTCAGTTCCGTGGTGGCCGAGGTCATGACGTGGCAGCAGGATGGATTCAGTCTGTTTGATCGACTGAAACTTGAAGTCGGCCTGACCTCCGCGCCGCCCGGTCAGTCGCGACTGTCCAAACTCGTCCCCGCCAACTGA
- a CDS encoding IS66 family transposase produces the protein MDTDVSQIIAVEVKQLVLSLQREVAELRDENRRLRDRIEELEGKNPTERLDEAFSVTAEERRRAETGRRKGRKKQSSARRGRRTTEQKADNAERRELILPEGYNVAECRFVRERFVWRVINGQAVQVVYEIYHGPNGEKSEIPGVWPRSEFGIEVHIALARIVTITGLSIDKTCALIEFFWNLPLGKSQADALLNQLARRWEQEFESLCDLMAFSAIVHADETSWSINSVWAFLSEKARVLIFGCRKDGDTLAQILSKELFGGVLVSDDAAVYRGFSHAQKCWAHLLRKAIRLTLLKPDNEEYQRLLDGLLEIFYAAKRHAADGRLGDAGRAAKVDELDNTLAALLVRYCAEDSDVRAADFGKDFDNLVSELIRLMTEEELFCFVTSPAAPATNNEAERSLRGAAMDRRTGRTSKTSKGARRRSILTVHPGLLWVEVESSAVEEDGGFEVVAVSVSADSSFDGHDFAVHSFGDGVCDSVSAVAHHIG, from the coding sequence ATGGACACGGATGTCAGTCAGATCATCGCTGTGGAAGTGAAGCAGCTTGTGCTTAGCCTGCAGCGTGAGGTTGCGGAGCTGCGGGACGAGAACCGGCGGCTGCGTGATCGGATTGAAGAGCTCGAAGGTAAGAACCCCACAGAGCGACTCGACGAGGCGTTTTCGGTGACGGCGGAAGAGAGACGCCGCGCTGAAACGGGCCGCCGAAAAGGTCGCAAAAAACAATCCTCGGCGCGTCGCGGTCGTCGCACAACCGAGCAGAAAGCGGACAACGCCGAACGACGCGAACTCATTCTGCCGGAAGGTTACAACGTCGCAGAGTGCCGTTTCGTTCGGGAACGTTTCGTCTGGAGAGTGATCAACGGCCAAGCCGTGCAGGTCGTCTATGAAATCTATCACGGCCCCAACGGCGAGAAATCCGAAATTCCGGGCGTGTGGCCGCGGTCCGAATTCGGCATTGAAGTTCATATCGCGCTGGCTCGCATTGTGACCATCACGGGACTGTCGATCGACAAGACGTGTGCATTGATTGAATTCTTCTGGAATCTGCCGCTCGGCAAATCCCAGGCGGACGCTCTGTTGAATCAACTGGCACGGCGTTGGGAACAGGAATTCGAATCTCTGTGTGACCTGATGGCGTTCAGTGCGATTGTGCATGCAGACGAAACCAGTTGGAGTATCAACAGCGTGTGGGCTTTTTTGTCGGAGAAGGCGCGCGTGCTGATCTTCGGATGCCGCAAAGACGGCGACACACTGGCTCAGATCCTGTCGAAAGAATTGTTTGGAGGCGTGCTTGTTTCGGACGATGCGGCCGTGTACCGAGGTTTCAGTCACGCACAGAAATGCTGGGCTCACCTGCTGCGGAAGGCCATCCGTCTGACGCTGCTGAAGCCGGACAACGAAGAGTACCAGCGACTGCTCGACGGCCTGCTGGAAATTTTCTACGCGGCCAAACGCCACGCCGCCGATGGTCGTCTTGGCGATGCCGGTCGTGCGGCGAAGGTCGATGAACTTGATAACACGCTGGCGGCTCTGCTGGTGCGTTACTGCGCCGAGGATTCCGATGTTCGGGCGGCCGACTTCGGCAAGGATTTTGACAACCTGGTCTCAGAACTGATTCGGCTGATGACGGAAGAGGAGTTGTTTTGTTTTGTGACAAGCCCGGCCGCGCCAGCAACGAACAACGAAGCGGAACGCAGTCTTCGCGGCGCGGCCATGGACCGTCGCACAGGTCGAACGAGCAAAACATCGAAGGGAGCCCGTCGCCGCAGCATTCTTACGGTCCATCCGGGATTATTGTGGGTAGAGGTCGAGTCCTCCGCAGTAGAAGAGGATGGCGGTTTTGAAGTTGTCGCGGTTTCGGTATCCGCCGACTCTTCGTTTGATGGCCATGATTTTGCTGTTCATTCCTTCGGCGACGGCGTTTGTGATTCCGTGAGTGCAGTAGCTCACCACATTGGCTAA
- a CDS encoding tyrosine-type recombinase/integrase, whose amino-acid sequence MRDITIGDAKDFRRYLQGKLAEDTVRRTCGIAKQFFQDAVDRRLISRNPFKHRDLPTATGAGDKSREFFISRDLAKRVLDALPTAQWRAMFALARYAGMRCPSEVLSLRWTDIDWARERIIVTSPKTEHHEGGASREIPLFLELRPYLEDCFELADDGAEFVITDYRKMDSSYGTLLTQLPQLKSRRQCFVR is encoded by the coding sequence ATGCGGGACATCACCATCGGAGACGCGAAAGACTTTCGACGCTATCTTCAGGGTAAGCTGGCGGAAGATACGGTTCGTCGCACGTGTGGGATTGCGAAGCAGTTCTTCCAGGACGCCGTCGACCGAAGATTGATCAGTCGTAATCCTTTCAAGCATCGTGACCTTCCCACGGCTACCGGCGCCGGTGACAAGTCGCGCGAGTTCTTTATTTCACGAGACCTTGCCAAACGGGTGTTGGATGCACTCCCGACTGCTCAGTGGCGGGCGATGTTTGCTTTGGCACGCTATGCCGGGATGCGTTGCCCCTCGGAAGTCCTGTCACTGCGCTGGACTGATATCGACTGGGCACGTGAGCGAATCATCGTGACAAGCCCAAAGACCGAACACCACGAAGGTGGTGCATCACGAGAGATTCCATTGTTCCTGGAACTTCGTCCTTACCTTGAGGACTGCTTCGAACTGGCAGACGACGGGGCGGAGTTTGTAATCACTGATTACAGAAAGATGGATTCCAGCTATGGAACGCTGCTAACCCAACTTCCCCAACTCAAGTCACGAAGGCAGTGTTTTGTGCGGTGA
- a CDS encoding IS1634 family transposase, producing the protein MFIRQCHRIKNGRRHAYWALVESYRSASGPRQRVVAWLGKLDEAGRLGVQQAAEVLADTDATAATGDRSQPLSRQMQFEFDDDATAVAPRWVEVNAAGVRVENLRQFGGPWMALHLIRTLQLDTFLNNAIPEGRELVGWDVSSLILIIARLLEPASELFTAEQWYPKTALPDLLGVSEERVNDNRLYRTLDQLLPHKDALETHLKNRLGHLFDLEYDLLMYDVTSTYFEGQAERNPLAQRGYSRDNRSDCKQVCIGLVVSRCGMPLGYKVFAGNTADVTTVEHIVETMEARYGKSDRIWVMDRGMVSEDNIEFLREGGRRYIVGTPKSMLKKFEHELLKEDWTSIRDGLEVKVVPWPGSDDPDESEDCNTSPETFILCRSRDRSKKEEAITQRFEKKIEESLIRMTARCDKQKRDPMKVEREIGRLLGKNTRAAKLFDVKVTKTDDGAARIEWSKIEATRDWATLSSGCYLLRTNVSDWSDEELWKAYIQLTEAEAAFRIHKSDLSIRPIWHQKEDRVLAHIFVCFLAYVLWKTLGQLCSKAGLGDEPRRVLAELSEIRSMDVVLPTRTGPEIRTRCVSKPSDHQQILLEKLNLKLPSKIIQKQM; encoded by the coding sequence ATGTTCATTCGCCAATGCCATCGGATCAAAAACGGTCGTCGCCACGCCTACTGGGCGCTGGTCGAATCGTATCGCTCGGCCAGTGGGCCGCGGCAACGGGTGGTCGCGTGGCTGGGGAAGCTTGACGAAGCCGGGCGACTGGGTGTGCAGCAGGCGGCGGAAGTTCTGGCCGATACCGATGCTACGGCGGCAACGGGCGATCGATCGCAGCCGCTCAGTCGACAGATGCAATTCGAATTTGATGACGACGCGACGGCTGTCGCTCCGCGATGGGTTGAAGTCAACGCCGCCGGAGTTCGTGTGGAAAACCTGCGGCAGTTCGGCGGACCGTGGATGGCTCTGCACCTGATTCGCACGCTGCAGCTCGACACATTTCTGAACAACGCGATCCCCGAAGGTCGCGAACTGGTCGGCTGGGATGTGAGTTCGCTGATTCTGATCATTGCCCGGCTCCTCGAACCCGCCAGTGAACTGTTCACGGCCGAACAATGGTATCCGAAAACGGCGCTGCCCGATCTGCTCGGCGTGAGCGAAGAACGTGTGAACGATAATCGGCTGTACCGCACACTCGATCAGCTGCTGCCGCACAAGGACGCATTGGAAACGCATCTGAAGAATCGCCTTGGCCATCTGTTCGATCTCGAATACGACCTGCTGATGTATGACGTCACCAGCACTTACTTCGAAGGTCAGGCCGAACGCAATCCGCTGGCTCAGCGTGGCTATTCGCGCGATAACCGCAGCGACTGCAAGCAGGTCTGCATCGGGCTGGTGGTGTCTCGATGCGGAATGCCGCTGGGATACAAGGTGTTTGCCGGCAATACGGCCGACGTTACTACCGTGGAACACATCGTCGAAACGATGGAAGCACGCTACGGGAAAAGCGATCGCATCTGGGTCATGGATCGCGGCATGGTGTCGGAAGACAACATCGAATTCCTGCGCGAAGGCGGTCGACGCTACATCGTCGGCACTCCCAAATCGATGCTGAAGAAGTTTGAACACGAGCTGCTGAAGGAAGACTGGACCAGCATTCGCGATGGCCTGGAAGTCAAGGTCGTGCCGTGGCCCGGCAGCGACGATCCGGATGAATCGGAAGACTGCAACACATCGCCGGAGACATTCATCCTGTGTCGCAGTCGCGATCGATCAAAGAAGGAAGAAGCGATCACACAGCGCTTCGAAAAGAAGATCGAAGAGTCGCTCATCCGCATGACGGCGCGGTGCGATAAACAGAAACGCGACCCGATGAAGGTCGAACGTGAGATCGGCCGGCTGCTCGGAAAGAACACTCGAGCGGCAAAGCTCTTCGACGTGAAAGTCACGAAGACAGATGACGGGGCCGCACGCATCGAATGGTCAAAGATCGAAGCTACGCGTGACTGGGCGACTCTGAGTTCCGGATGCTATCTGCTGCGAACGAATGTCAGCGACTGGTCCGACGAAGAACTTTGGAAGGCGTACATCCAACTGACCGAAGCGGAAGCCGCGTTCCGAATCCACAAAAGCGATCTTTCGATCCGCCCGATCTGGCATCAGAAGGAGGACCGTGTTCTGGCACACATCTTCGTGTGTTTTCTGGCGTATGTGTTGTGGAAGACGCTCGGCCAGCTGTGCAGCAAAGCAGGGCTGGGCGACGAACCGCGCCGTGTGCTTGCGGAGCTGTCGGAGATCCGTTCGATGGACGTCGTCCTGCCCACTCGCACCGGCCCGGAGATCCGTACTCGCTGCGTGTCAAAGCCCTCCGACCATCAACAGATTCTTCTGGAAAAACTGAATCTCAAACTGCCCTCGAAAATAATCCAAAAGCAAATGTAG
- a CDS encoding protein kinase domain-containing protein codes for MNTQQVDIKERMSPTEFLQADDSARALEALGGHKLAGYDLTHRLGSGGYGEVWKAIGPGGLPKAVKIMYGERTGSHAEAEFKALERMRDLRHPFLLSIERIEVVESRMIVVTELADGNLSQRFDECRTEGRAGIPRDELLGYLRDSADALDFMAEKHGLQHLDVKPDNILLQGDHAKVGDFGLAKDLNVTNVSVINGFTPTFAAPELFEGRPGRATDQYSLAIVYQYMLTGVLPFNGRTAAQLTAQHLRSQPDVSNLQPIDRPVVARALSKNMHSRFDNCRQFVDELAKRKHGRSSNKVFVQQADNGDLARTALLKTQGCINDEALTREESTPIAITTEQTTGKALRPAVFIGVGGLAGIVMQQLRNRLDEQLGSRAADYPILQIDTDREALSELKAVGDKPGLSAEQTLAIPLRSSKEYRSASGVDLSWLSRRWLFNIPRSGQVDGIRPLGRLALCDHQATVRRHITEMLREAASPHEQNSEDLMARSRRRNEGVDVFVVAATSGGTSSGSVADIGLMVKAIVKKELMQDVEVHGILLHGTGATRNVTDVQEANTVATLQELVHLSTPGLGSPRGFDTRQTTEETTPFDHSFFVHLGDGLSRRKFHREAGKVATYLYDAAATDAQADFRAWREAEIVDANSHLSVRMLGISSQDAECFQTASSEGANLCSLMLRRWCGHMGQGSGENQRQLPAELTDTRTLLDDLKLTDNTLPRQVRALLKGECGRKIGAYAEDVFIKVKAEVNFETQPRGDVLNHMAQLLGCSTSISENGPSLHRIVAELSQSLTSITKSCEVSIHDHLQKLLDTPHRLEGANAASGYVVNTLDATVTGCKALLAEIESAFTDLSTMAPSDSPIQPNDGETLDEAAHAFCRQYCVLLAYQTIHQCFIDHVLKVAQSVSSFQAKLKTLKDSLENIAADMAGPLLLTDSVPQPIIDAFDRHVRTSFPDVLSEFLKNDQTSDDLGKKLSTSAARFLIASSDQDGQAADALGDTEDFPQSAWPGFRGSGGRRRVLGLMPEGIDQSDMEKTLRETFDDCVATRAIATDRVSVICEIEGVPTEKILQRLTHSNPHVTEVASRIHTRTDVDW; via the coding sequence ATGAACACACAACAAGTTGATATCAAAGAAAGAATGAGTCCCACGGAGTTTCTGCAGGCCGACGATTCCGCTCGCGCACTGGAAGCCCTGGGCGGCCACAAGCTGGCTGGCTACGACCTCACTCATCGCCTCGGTTCCGGCGGTTACGGAGAAGTCTGGAAGGCGATTGGTCCAGGCGGTTTGCCAAAAGCCGTCAAGATCATGTACGGCGAACGGACAGGAAGCCACGCTGAAGCAGAATTCAAAGCACTGGAACGCATGCGCGATCTGCGACATCCGTTTCTGTTAAGTATCGAACGGATCGAAGTCGTCGAATCACGGATGATCGTGGTGACGGAGCTCGCCGACGGTAATCTGTCGCAACGGTTTGACGAATGTCGAACCGAAGGCCGCGCCGGCATTCCGCGCGATGAACTGCTCGGGTATCTGCGCGACAGCGCGGACGCTCTTGACTTCATGGCCGAAAAGCATGGCCTTCAGCACCTGGACGTGAAACCTGACAACATTCTGCTGCAGGGTGATCACGCCAAGGTGGGCGACTTCGGACTGGCAAAAGACCTGAACGTGACCAACGTGTCAGTCATCAACGGTTTCACGCCGACCTTCGCCGCGCCGGAACTGTTCGAAGGTCGGCCCGGTCGAGCGACCGACCAGTACAGCCTGGCAATTGTGTACCAATACATGCTTACCGGCGTCCTGCCGTTTAACGGTCGCACGGCCGCACAGCTAACGGCTCAACACCTCCGCAGTCAGCCGGATGTGTCCAACCTGCAGCCAATCGACCGTCCTGTTGTCGCGCGAGCGTTGTCGAAAAATATGCACTCACGGTTCGACAACTGCCGGCAGTTCGTTGACGAACTGGCAAAACGTAAGCATGGCCGCAGTTCGAACAAGGTCTTTGTTCAGCAGGCCGACAACGGAGATCTGGCTCGCACAGCATTGTTAAAAACGCAGGGCTGCATCAACGACGAAGCGTTGACTCGCGAAGAATCAACACCGATTGCAATCACTACCGAACAAACGACCGGCAAAGCACTTCGCCCCGCCGTATTTATCGGTGTCGGCGGGTTGGCCGGAATCGTCATGCAGCAGCTACGCAACCGACTTGACGAACAATTGGGAAGCCGAGCGGCCGACTATCCGATCCTTCAAATCGACACCGATCGAGAAGCGCTGTCTGAGCTGAAAGCTGTGGGCGATAAGCCGGGCCTGTCCGCAGAACAAACACTCGCCATCCCATTGCGATCGTCTAAAGAATACCGCTCAGCCAGCGGTGTTGATCTGTCATGGCTTAGCCGCCGCTGGCTGTTCAACATTCCTCGGTCCGGACAGGTCGACGGCATCCGACCGCTCGGACGCCTGGCGTTGTGCGATCATCAGGCGACCGTTCGCCGGCACATCACAGAAATGCTGCGAGAAGCCGCGTCACCGCACGAACAGAATTCTGAGGACCTGATGGCCCGATCCCGACGCCGCAACGAAGGCGTTGATGTCTTTGTGGTGGCGGCCACATCGGGCGGCACCAGCAGCGGTTCCGTGGCCGACATCGGGTTAATGGTAAAAGCGATCGTGAAGAAAGAACTAATGCAGGACGTCGAAGTTCACGGAATCCTGCTGCACGGCACCGGAGCGACTCGAAACGTTACTGACGTGCAGGAAGCTAACACTGTGGCGACGCTTCAGGAACTGGTTCACCTGTCTACGCCTGGCCTGGGTTCGCCGCGAGGATTTGACACTCGCCAAACAACAGAAGAAACGACGCCGTTCGACCATTCATTCTTCGTGCATTTGGGCGACGGCCTGAGCCGACGAAAATTCCACCGCGAAGCCGGCAAGGTGGCGACGTATCTTTACGATGCCGCCGCCACCGACGCTCAGGCAGACTTTCGTGCGTGGCGAGAAGCAGAAATCGTGGATGCGAATTCTCATCTGTCCGTTCGGATGCTGGGTATCAGTTCGCAGGATGCCGAATGTTTTCAAACGGCGTCTTCGGAGGGAGCGAATCTGTGTTCGTTGATGTTGCGTCGCTGGTGCGGCCACATGGGACAGGGTTCCGGAGAAAATCAACGGCAGCTTCCCGCGGAACTCACTGATACACGCACTTTGCTGGACGATCTAAAGCTGACCGACAACACGCTTCCACGTCAGGTGCGAGCCCTCCTGAAAGGCGAATGTGGTCGCAAAATCGGAGCGTACGCGGAAGACGTGTTCATAAAGGTGAAGGCCGAAGTCAACTTCGAAACTCAGCCACGCGGCGATGTGTTGAACCACATGGCACAACTGCTTGGCTGTAGCACGTCCATTTCTGAAAATGGTCCGTCCCTGCATCGAATTGTGGCCGAACTGTCACAGTCTCTGACCAGCATTACAAAAAGCTGCGAAGTTTCGATCCACGACCACCTGCAGAAGTTGCTCGACACGCCGCACCGTCTGGAAGGCGCGAACGCCGCTTCGGGCTACGTCGTCAACACTCTGGACGCGACCGTTACGGGCTGCAAAGCTCTGTTGGCCGAAATCGAATCTGCGTTTACAGACCTGTCGACGATGGCTCCCAGCGATTCACCCATCCAGCCCAACGATGGCGAAACTCTGGACGAGGCTGCTCACGCCTTTTGCCGACAATACTGCGTGCTGCTGGCCTACCAAACAATCCATCAGTGCTTCATCGACCACGTTTTGAAGGTGGCTCAGTCTGTGAGTTCGTTCCAGGCTAAGCTGAAGACACTCAAGGACAGTCTGGAAAATATTGCTGCCGACATGGCCGGTCCATTGCTGCTGACGGATTCTGTGCCGCAGCCGATCATCGACGCCTTCGACCGGCACGTTCGAACTTCGTTTCCCGACGTGTTAAGTGAGTTCCTGAAAAACGACCAGACGTCTGATGACCTGGGCAAAAAGCTGAGCACCTCGGCGGCTCGATTTCTGATTGCGTCGTCCGATCAGGACGGGCAGGCCGCCGACGCTCTGGGCGATACGGAAGATTTTCCGCAAAGTGCCTGGCCTGGCTTCCGCGGTTCGGGCGGCCGACGTCGTGTGCTGGGGCTGATGCCGGAAGGGATCGACCAAAGCGATATGGAAAAAACGCTACGCGAAACCTTCGACGATTGTGTGGCCACCCGAGCGATCGCGACGGATCGCGTGTCCGTGATCTGCGAAATTGAGGGCGTGCCGACGGAAAAGATTCTGCAACGCCTGACTCACAGCAATCCCCACGTCACAGAAGTCGCCAGCCGCATCCACACGCGGACAGACGTCGACTGGTAA